A stretch of Halichondria panicea chromosome 1, odHalPani1.1, whole genome shotgun sequence DNA encodes these proteins:
- the LOC135331759 gene encoding cilia- and flagella-associated protein 299-like isoform X3 — protein MAATGEEASNSAADTIVTEYATYEDYLDSQITPTDLFYLEDEELARQLVELGYRGSGEVLKREDFELRKEAAAASKLARRDQLRVLCSAGKDLQGSVFLEGLAQREETNRNGKISECQGSGDIRIH, from the exons ATGGCGGCTACTGGTGAGGAAGCTAGTAACAGCGCTGCAGACACTATAGTCACCGAGTATGCCACGTATGAGGATTACCTGGACTCTCAAATAACACCAACTGATCTGTTCTACCTGGAG gatgagGAACTGGCACGTCAGCTAGTGGAGCTAGGATATCGTGGATCAGGGGAAGTGCTCAAGAGAGAAGACTTTGAGCTCAGGAAAGAAGCGGCTGCAGCCAGTAAGCTAGCACGTCGAGACCAgctgag agtgttgtgcagTGCTGGGAAGGACCTGCAAGGATCAGTGTTCCTGGAGGGGCTGGCTCAGAGGGAAGAGACTAACAGAAACGGGAAAATTTCA
- the LOC135343078 gene encoding scavenger receptor cysteine-rich type 1 protein M130-like, producing MQRSDDNHVWLLGEDSGYHDNYDTIYSSCDTTSIVALTKDRLHVDYYTAVEQLRMIRFNFPLAVDFVVTRMINEEQQDEVFVTVHEGQLSGDVRLIDSSGSTDTKIDRLEVYYNGQWGTVCQDNFGINDARVACRQLGFLGYIGYGVVRNALTVSASTPIWLDELGCFGSETRLDDCPHNSIGIHNCDRSDDVGLVCAINEDLRLVNSSGTTGLGPDGRLELFYNGQWGTVCDDSFSPNDARVACRQLGYDDYANYGRVGTLGFSQSSSTTRTWLDELRCCLGTESRLIDCPANPIRVEDCTHTQDVALFCISDGDLRLIDNSGRTGDSSGRLEVYYSGQWGTVCDDSFSPNDARVACSQLGFSTYTQYGAVGTLGFSQPSSTTRIWLDQLSCSGTESRLINCPANTIGVEDCTHSEDVALVCGAATSPSSPSSPSSTPTTSSNITSISTGVTIPIIIVVVILFIFLFCVFTNRRRHHVGRPATRAPIVANVRSTTVIIAKSTAPAAKAQDTAYPMQSKPQHSNQAPPQNIYTTGQQQPPAPYTTGQQPPVPYTTGQQPPVSYPTGQQPAALYPALYPEEPLQHIQDDYGDLLGMQYMHDY from the exons ATGCAAC GTAGCGATGACAACCATGTGTGGCTTCTCGGAGAGGACTCAGGTTACCATGACAACTACGATACTATCTACTCGTCATGTGACACAACTAGCATCGTAGCACTGACAAAG GACAGACTACATGTTGACTACTACACTGCTGTGGAACAGCTGAGAATGATTAGATTCAACTTCCCTCTAGCGGTTGATTTTGTGGTCACTCGAATGATTAACGAGGAACAACAGGACGAAGTCTTCGTGACCGTACATGAAG GACAATTGAGTGGAGATGTGAGGCTGATAGATTCGTCTGGTTCAACAGATACCAAAATTGacagactggaggtctattacaatggacaatgggggacagtgtgtcagGACAACTTCGGTATAAatgatgcaagagtggcttgtcgtcaactaggttTCCTAGGTTACATAGGCTATGGGGTCGTACGAAA TGCCCTAACAGTGTCAGCATCCACACCGATATGGTTGGACGAGCTTGGTTGCTTTGGATCTGAAACTAGACTAGATGACTGCCCACACAATTCTATTGGAATTCATAATTGTGATCGTTCTGACGATGTGGGATTAGTGTGTGCAATAA ATGAAGATTTGAGACTTGTGAATAGTTCTGGCACCACTGGGTTAGGTCCCGATGGTCGACTGGAGTTGTTTTATAacggacaatgggggacagtgtgtgacgaTAGCTTCAGTCCAAACGATGCAAGGGTGGCTTGCCGTCAGCTGGGGTATGATGACTATGCTAATTATGGACGAGTAGGAACATTAGG TTTCTCCCAATCATCATCAACCACTCGGACATGGCTGGACGAGCTTCGTTGCTGCTtaggaactgagagcagactcatcGATTGTCCTGCTAACCCTATCAGAGTGGAAGattgcacccacacacaagatgtggccttgTTCTGTATTTCGG atggagacctgaggctgaTAGACAACTCAGGCCGAACAGGAGactcctctggcagactggaggtctattacagtggacaatgggggacagtgtgtgatgatagcttcagtccaaacgatgcaagagtggcttgtaGTCAACTAGGATTCTCAACCTACACTCAATACGGAGCAGTTGGAACGCTAGG TTTCTCCCAACCTTCATCAACCACTCGGATATGGTTGGACCAACTTAGTTGCTcaggaactgagagcagactcattaattgtcctgctaacactatcggagtGGAAGATTGCACTCATTCAGAAGATGTAGCCCTGGTGTGTGGTGCAG CTACTTCCCCTTCTTCCCCTTCTTCCCCGTCCTCAACTCCAACTACATCCTCCAACATAACATCAATCAGCACAGGAGTGACTATTCCTATTATCATTGTCGTTGTGATCCTTTTTATTTTCCTGTTCTGTGTTTTCACAAACCGGAGGAGACACCATGTTGGTCGCCCAGCAACCAGAGCTCCTATAGTCGCTAATGTTAGATCAACAACTGTTATCATCGCCAAGTCAACCGCACCAGCTGCAAAAGCACAAGATACGGCGTACCCTATGCAATCCAAACCCCAACATTCAAATCAGGCCCCCCCTCAGAATATCTACACCACTGGACAGCAACAACCCCCAGCCCCCTACACCACTGGACAGCAACCCCCAGTCCCCTACACCACTGGACAGCAACCCCCAGTCTCCTACCCTACTGGACAGCAACCCGCTGCTCTGTACCCTGCTCTGTACCCGGAGGAGCCCCTCCAGCATATCCAGGATGATTATGGGGACCTACTAggcatgcagtacatgcatgattattaA